A genomic stretch from Musa acuminata AAA Group cultivar baxijiao unplaced genomic scaffold, Cavendish_Baxijiao_AAA HiC_scaffold_1138, whole genome shotgun sequence includes:
- the LOC103999740 gene encoding WAT1-related protein At5g07050: protein MDRRSNLFRSCKPYLAMICLQFGYAGMNIISKVSLDHGMSHYVLVVYRHAIATLSIAPFALILERNGRPKITFPIFLQIFVLGLLGPVIDQNFYYVGLTLTSPTFSCALSNMLPAMTFVLAVICRMEKLHMRKVRCQAKVAGTLVTVAGAMLMTLYKGPIMEMGWAKHADPHQGNVPAAAADDTDKDWIKGCVFVIIATLAWASLFILQAATMKKYDAPLSLTSLICFMGTLQAIAVTLIMEHKPSVWRIGFDMNLLAAAYAGIVTSSIAYYVQSLVMQDRGPVFASAFSPLMMIIVAIMGSFILAENIYLGGVVGAVLIVVGLYSVLWGKHKENKEKKPEAMDIPLAVKGTMKLDEDELETSKANNSVAENSVKTNKEEP from the exons ATGGATCGCCGCAGCAATCTCTTCCGATCCTGCAAGCCTTACCTCGCCATGATCTGCCTCCAGTTCGGATACGCCGGCATGAACATCATCTCCAAGGTCTCCCTCGACCACGGCATGAGCCACTACGTCCTCGTCGTCTACCGCCACGCCATCGCCACCCTCTCCATCGCCCCCTTCGCCCTCATCCTCGAGAG GAACGGTCGACCCAAGATCACGTTCCCCATCTTCTTGCAGATATTCGTGCTCGGTCTCCTCGG GCCGGTGATCGACCAGAACTTCTACTACGTCGGGCTCACGCTCACCTCGCCGACCTTCTCCTGCGCCTTGAGCAACATGCTGCCTGCGATGACCTTCGTGCTCGCCGTCATCTGCAG GATGGAGAAGTTGCACATGAGGAAGGTGAGATGCCAGGCCAAGGTGGCGGGGACTCTTGTGACGGTAGCTGGAGCGATGCTGATGACGCTGTACAAGGGACCGATCATGGAGATGGGATGGGCGAAGCATGCAGATCCACACCAAGGCAACGTGCCGGCCGCCGCGGCCGATGACACCGACAAGGACTGGATCAAAGGCTGCGTCTTCGTCATCATCGCCACTCTGGCTTGGGCTTCTCTCTTCATCCTTCAG GCAGCAACCATGAAGAAATATGATGCTCCCCTCTCCCTCACCTCGCTTATATGCTTCATGGGCACTCTGCAAGCCATTGCTGTGACCTTGATCATGGAGCACAAGCCTTCCGTTTGGAGGATAGGCTTCGACATGAACCTTCTTGCTGCTGCTTATGCC GGGATCGTGACATCAAGCATTGCCTACTACGTCCAGAGTTTGGTGATGCAGGACAGAGGGCCAGTGTTTGCCTCTGCCTTCAGCCCTCTAATGATGATAATTGTAGCAATAATGGGCTCCTTCATCCTCGCTGAGAATATCTATTTGGGAGG AGTGGTCGGAGCAGTCCTCATAGTTGTCGGCCTCTACTCTGTTCTCTGGGGCAAGCACAAGGAGAACAAGGAGAAGAAGCCGGAAGCCATGGATATACCACTAGCAGTGAAGGGGACAATGAAGCTGGATGAAGATGAGCTGGAGACGAGTAAAGCCAACAACTCGGTAGCAGAGAACTCCGTGAAGACCAACAAGGAGGAGCCATAG